From a region of the bacterium genome:
- a CDS encoding sulfocyanin-like copper-binding protein, with amino-acid sequence ATVQLTLSNNGTLPHSMEVIPFTTTLPAAATSTPAFPGAVMKNAQVGITKGQSATVQFTVNKAGKYLLICGFPGHALLGMYGTFEVSPSAAAQPTMVVKK; translated from the coding sequence GCCACGGTCCAACTGACCTTGTCGAACAATGGGACCCTCCCTCACAGCATGGAGGTCATCCCGTTCACGACCACGCTGCCGGCGGCCGCGACCTCTACGCCGGCCTTTCCCGGGGCCGTGATGAAAAACGCCCAAGTGGGTATCACGAAGGGGCAGAGTGCGACGGTTCAATTCACCGTCAACAAAGCCGGCAAGTATCTCTTGATCTGCGGGTTCCCTGGGCACGCCCTCCTCGGCATGTACGGCACCTTCGAGGTCTCCCCGTCCGCGGCGGCTCAACCGACCATGGTGGTGAAGAAATAG